The DNA region CCCTGCACAGTGCGGGTGACGTTGGCGCCGCCCGGGTTACGCACCCGCGCCTGCCCGGTGGTGCGCAGGTCGAAGGGGTCGAGGATCACCTCGGCGGTGTCCGAGCGGCAGACCCGCACGGGCACCCGCAGCCGCAGGGGGGCCGAGGCGCTGAGGTCGCCGGAAAGTTGCAGGGGGCCGTCGCTCACCCAGCCACCCGGCAGGGTGAGCCGGAGCCGCCCGGGAAGGCGGTACGGGAACTCGGTGCGGGCGGTCGCGGTGAGCTGGGTCACCCCGCAGGTGTCCACCACGTCGGGGAAGGTGACGAGCGAGACCTCGGGGCGCACCCGGTACTCGATGGTGACCCGGCCCGCCCCGTTGTCGACCACCCGGGCGGCGGGCAGCGGGGTGACCGAACTGCCCGGCAGGGGGGTCGGCGTGACCGGGTAATCCCCGGGCGCGAGCGCGACGTTCACGGGCGTGGTGAAGCTGCGGCCCGCCACCTGAAAGGAGATGCCGCTCAGGGGCAGGCGCTCACGCCCGTACACGGCGACCGCCTCTACCGTCAGAAAGCCCTGCGGCGAGCGCGCCACGAAGCGCACCCGCGTGTAGCCGGGGCGGAAGCGCACCTCGGTCGGCGAGACCACGTTGCCGGTGCCCTCCAGCAGGGTGCTGCCCACGGGCACGTACCCGGGGGGCAGAGTGGGCCGCACCACGCTGTCGCCCACCACCGCGTAGCTCGCGCCGGGAATGGGGCGGCCCTGCGGGTCCACCACGTCCACCAGGAGGCGGCCCTGGAGCCGCGCGCCCCTGGGCGGGGTGAAACCGCCCACCTCCGCCCGCACGAGCGTGCCCCCCAACCGGAAGGCGTACCGCAGGGCGTTGGAGGGCTGGCGCGTCGTGGGGGGCACCCGCAGGAAGACCTGCCACTCCCCAAGCTGATCGGCGGTGACGTTGAAGCGGTCGGTGGCCGACTGTCCGTTCGCGCTGGGGGTGAGGTTCACCCGCCGCCCGCCCGGCAGCACGGCCCAGGTCTCGACCTCGCGCGGCCCGTCGAGGTCGTAGTTCGAGATGTCGAGGGGCCTGCCCACCCACGCCGAGGTCACGTTCAGCCGCGCGACGAGGACGGGAGACGAGACGTTGCCCCGGGCAGCCGCCGAGAAGGCGGTCGCCTCCAGCGCGAAGGGCGCGGCCACCCGCAGCGCGAAGGCGTTCTTGCCGTCGCCCCGGCTGCTCACCCGCAGGGTGTAGGTGCCCGCCGGAACGCCGCCCGCGAAGAGGCTCTCCCAGGCGTGCTCGCGGTTCGCCGCGAAGCGCCGCTCGATGATCACGCCGCCGGGCCCCGAGAGGGCGAAGGTCGTCTCGAAGGGCTCGCCCCGGCGGCCCGTCTCGTCCCCGAGGTAGCCGGGCCCGCGCCGCCCGTCCGCGTCCGCGAGGTTGAACGAGGGGCTGTACACCTCCAGCCCGAGGGGCTTTCCGGCATCCCCGGGCGCGACGCGGATCACGTACGTCTCCTGCGTCTGCGGCCACCCCTGGCCCACCGACACCAGGGGCAGGGTGCCACCGAGCGTCGTGGTCTGGGCGGCGGCGAGGGGCCCCGTCAGGGCGGCCAGGGTCACGAACGCGAGGCGGGGAAGGGCGCGGCGCATGGTCACTTGCGGTCAGGATACACGGGCCCGCCGGGCGAGCACCGCGCGCGGTCTCCCCAGCCGGGGGTGGGCGCCGGGTCCGGACAGCGTGCCCGCGCTCCTTACGCCCTGCCCGCGAGGACGCCTAGCATGGGGGGGTGCTGCCCCGCGCCCAGGCCCTGATCTCCGAAGCCGCCCTGACGGGCAACCTGACCGCGCTCGCCCGGCGGGGAGGCGCGCGGCTGCTGCTGCCCGTGAAGGCTGACGCCTACGGGCACGGGCTGGAGGCGGTGGCCCGGGTCGCCGCCCGTCACCCCGACGTGTGGGGCTTCGGGGTGGCGGTGCCGCAGGAGGCGGTGACGCTCGCGGCGCTGGGGCTGGGCAAGCCCGTCTTGCTGCTCACCCCGCCCGCCCTGGAGGAGGTCGGCCTGCTCGCCGACCTGGGGGTGCGGCTGCCGGTCGCCTCCCTCGCGGAGGCGGACGCCCTGCCCCCCCACGCCCGCGCGCACCTGAAGGTGGACACCGGCATGAACCGCCTGGGCGCCCGCCCCGACGAGGCCGTGGCCGTGGGCCTGCGCCTCGCCGAGCGGGGGGTGCTGGAGGGCGCCTACACCCACTTCGCCACCGCCGACGAGCCCGACCTCTCGTTTGCCCACGAGCAGTTGAGCCGCTTCCGGCGGGTGCTGGAGGCGTTGCCCCCCGTCCTCGCCCACGCGGCGAACGGGGGCGGCGTGCTGAGCTTCGGGCCCCTGCCCGGCCTCGCCCTCGCCCGCCCCGGCCTCGCCG from Deinococcus aetherius includes:
- the alr gene encoding alanine racemase, with amino-acid sequence MLPRAQALISEAALTGNLTALARRGGARLLLPVKADAYGHGLEAVARVAARHPDVWGFGVAVPQEAVTLAALGLGKPVLLLTPPALEEVGLLADLGVRLPVASLAEADALPPHARAHLKVDTGMNRLGARPDEAVAVGLRLAERGVLEGAYTHFATADEPDLSFAHEQLSRFRRVLEALPPVLAHAANGGGVLSFGPLPGLALARPGLAAYGYPPAHLRDRARLTPVMTLRARVTHVHAVHPGETVSYGGLWRATRETTVATVGFGYADGYPRGATGRAQVLVAGERRPVLGRICMDQCMVDVTGLEVRPGDWVEAWGADEITVSDVAAWGGTVEYEVLTGVGARVKRVPVPEEVTAGG